The Spiroplasma citri genomic sequence AAATCGGCCCAACGTAAATCAGCTTCTTTTAAAACAGCACCTCGTAAAACAGCACAACGTAAATTAACACATCGTAAATCTAATTTTTCACTTTCTAAATATTTACTGATTTTATTTTGTTCAACACTAACTCCTGTTAAATCTTTTATCATTTCGTGTAATGTTTTCATTTTATAATTCCTCCTTATTTTTAATATTTTTAATTCCTTGATAACTATTAAAGTAATATTTATGATTTCTAATTTTAAATTTATTAATTGTTTCTAATGGTTTATTTTCGATATCATAATCTGAGAAATCAAAATAACCAGCACAATAATTACAATGTGAAATAAACTTACTCATTATTAAATTTCCTCCCCACATGTATGACAATTCAAATAAGAAAAATTATTTTTGAGATATTTTACATAATCACATATCATTTCAAATTCACCCTCTATATTGATAAGTATTGACCATTGTTTTGATTTAGAATATTTACATTCTTGACAATGATCACAATCACATTCAATTCTTTGTTCTAAATCACAATAATCATTAATTCTAAATTTATCTTTATATTTTGTATTAAATTCTTCTTTTGTCATATTAAAAATTTCCTCCAAATTCTTTTCTGCAATTAAAGTATCAATATAGTCATAAGCACTTTCTTCTGAATGACATTCTTCTAATGCTTCATTAAATAAATCTTCTTCTGTGTAAACTTTGCCATCTTCATCTTTTCACATATTATTTATGCTCTTTACAAATTTCATTTATTCTTTTTCGTAATTCACATTTTTTACATTTTTGATAAATTCTTAAATAGTTGATTTCACAATGGATTATTTACAACTTCATCTATTGCTTTTTTAATATCTTCGTCACTTTTTTCTCAAATAGTATCAATGTCAGTTTGACTGGTTTTAAATTTTGCTTCTTCTAATTTTTTATCTAAATAATTATCAATATCTTTTTTTGCAACATATTTTTTCATATTATTTATTTTCCTTTAATATAAGTTCTAATAATTTAATAGTTTTTTTATTATTTTCAATAATTTCAGTATATGGTTTACACC encodes the following:
- a CDS encoding pentapeptide repeat-containing protein codes for the protein MKTLHEMIKDLTGVSVEQNKISKYLESEKLDLRCVNLRCAVLRGAVLKEADLRWADLKDIKITKEQLEQLTVIEADE